One window of Dyadobacter sandarakinus genomic DNA carries:
- a CDS encoding alpha-L-fucosidase, giving the protein MAITITTTSSLNQDFLLDRSNAIYPVFVDNTPYTSFTGPTQMPASYLQYFPLKATGGSTYTWSLLSGSLPDGLALSSDGKISGTPTREGDYTFTVQCNSGSESGQKTLSLTAHPFRAKWHAEAKYAAFLTMGSVQYPVKFKPAELPEADARITNFNADSWVTQLKNLGFSFLNYSAYSTDSVRMWPSTSTWPGIRHMKTSRDYLGELIAACHAQNMKFAIYFPVDTIRNDPKWQNDDPSAVDLDGNTTYTTNTTDPLSGNYVGKFIAGRSGRNADPPSKADWGTRNLALIEEVVTKGVDMIWFDVGATNPGLYVPGEIEPDFSRWTRLMSIMRWRNPFLVFGVNGGINDTRTGLGNQWLYPHPDVNIYEGTAGESYLASTLVNGFPNITPKRMSIESLNLLDKNYTWNPPINVPGQTKDISVMIDSIQKNWKKGATYMLNWATGVDGTMVPPQYTDALNKLAAFVKPQLGVSEMPYIDITNGLLTISTSTKTRIFYTLDGSTPTVDSKIYTESFTLTANARVQAISQNKEGKLSIVREKTFRLPATISRPELPKAFTSEVTGDTLATEANNQYRGMAFTVGQRPLQLFQVGRKAGATTDKDLIIRKAVTFEPVLADVFKANGVIDADGFQYSDIMPVTLLPGNAYFIGIKEGSTDQYPSNAFASIPQSRFMRITGPKIMNTLGDVNPIVNDNKGQFLNMRFKVLANPSGNKLAGVPVRFKSHSSPYSDLPPNAVIYYASNEVDSEEYTYGSPGGGDYTAYREYDLGYVKKISKVVVNFFNNNTVAMDLFVSENKNQFTKVAAIADNYQNKIVFTFPATYGQFIDLRTIKPDGPNQVGNGALITSIEAY; this is encoded by the coding sequence ATGGCAATTACGATCACAACGACATCGAGCCTTAACCAGGACTTTCTTCTGGATCGAAGCAACGCGATCTATCCTGTCTTTGTGGACAATACGCCGTACACTTCTTTTACGGGCCCAACGCAAATGCCTGCTTCCTACCTGCAATACTTTCCTTTGAAGGCAACAGGAGGGAGCACTTACACATGGTCGCTTCTGAGCGGATCTTTACCTGATGGGCTTGCACTTTCGTCTGACGGAAAGATATCAGGAACACCAACCCGGGAGGGAGATTACACCTTTACCGTTCAGTGCAATTCAGGCTCTGAGAGCGGTCAAAAAACACTCTCCTTAACAGCACACCCATTCCGGGCTAAGTGGCATGCAGAGGCTAAATACGCGGCCTTTCTGACTATGGGTTCAGTCCAGTATCCAGTAAAGTTTAAACCGGCGGAGCTGCCCGAAGCAGATGCCAGAATTACAAATTTCAATGCTGATTCATGGGTGACGCAATTGAAGAACTTGGGATTTAGTTTCCTGAACTATTCAGCTTACTCAACAGACTCGGTAAGAATGTGGCCGTCTACGTCTACCTGGCCAGGAATTAGGCACATGAAGACAAGTCGCGATTACCTTGGAGAGCTTATAGCAGCCTGTCATGCGCAGAACATGAAGTTTGCCATTTACTTCCCGGTAGATACCATACGGAATGACCCGAAGTGGCAAAACGATGATCCAAGTGCTGTTGATTTGGATGGAAACACCACCTACACTACAAACACAACAGATCCCCTTAGCGGAAATTATGTCGGGAAATTTATTGCAGGCCGTAGCGGGCGCAATGCCGACCCTCCATCAAAGGCAGACTGGGGTACCCGAAACCTTGCCCTTATTGAAGAAGTTGTTACAAAGGGAGTAGACATGATTTGGTTTGATGTCGGCGCAACTAACCCAGGATTGTATGTACCTGGCGAGATTGAGCCAGACTTTTCTCGCTGGACTAGGCTAATGTCTATAATGCGATGGCGAAATCCATTTTTAGTATTTGGAGTTAATGGAGGTATTAATGATACAAGAACCGGCCTTGGCAATCAATGGCTGTATCCGCACCCGGATGTTAATATCTACGAGGGAACAGCAGGAGAGTCTTATCTGGCATCAACGCTGGTGAATGGCTTTCCAAACATCACCCCCAAAAGGATGTCCATTGAGTCTCTGAACCTGCTCGACAAGAACTACACCTGGAATCCTCCGATCAACGTGCCGGGGCAGACCAAGGACATTTCAGTGATGATTGACAGCATTCAGAAGAACTGGAAGAAAGGAGCGACCTACATGCTGAACTGGGCTACGGGTGTAGATGGGACTATGGTGCCGCCTCAGTACACGGACGCACTTAATAAGCTGGCGGCATTCGTAAAGCCTCAGTTAGGCGTTTCTGAAATGCCGTACATTGACATTACAAACGGATTGCTGACAATATCAACGTCAACCAAGACCCGGATTTTCTACACGCTGGATGGTTCAACTCCAACAGTCGACAGTAAGATTTACACGGAGTCATTTACGCTGACAGCCAACGCTAGAGTGCAAGCCATCAGCCAGAATAAAGAGGGCAAGCTGAGTATTGTGCGCGAGAAAACGTTCCGGCTGCCGGCCACTATTTCCCGTCCCGAGCTACCAAAAGCTTTTACGTCAGAAGTTACAGGTGACACCCTGGCGACAGAAGCTAACAACCAATACCGGGGAATGGCATTTACGGTCGGACAGAGACCCTTGCAGCTGTTTCAGGTTGGAAGGAAAGCAGGAGCAACCACTGACAAGGATCTTATCATACGAAAGGCGGTAACATTCGAGCCTGTTTTAGCAGACGTATTCAAGGCGAACGGAGTAATTGATGCAGACGGGTTTCAATACAGTGACATTATGCCGGTAACACTGCTGCCGGGGAACGCCTACTTTATTGGGATCAAAGAGGGCAGTACGGATCAATACCCGTCCAATGCATTCGCCTCTATCCCACAGTCCAGGTTCATGCGGATTACAGGGCCAAAGATTATGAACACGCTGGGGGACGTCAACCCGATTGTCAACGACAATAAGGGGCAGTTTCTGAACATGCGGTTTAAGGTGCTGGCGAATCCCTCAGGAAACAAGCTAGCGGGGGTACCGGTCAGGTTTAAGTCCCATTCATCTCCTTACAGTGATCTTCCTCCTAATGCGGTCATTTATTACGCCTCCAATGAGGTTGATAGTGAGGAGTACACATATGGCAGCCCGGGTGGTGGAGATTACACAGCATACCGGGAGTATGATTTGGGTTATGTGAAGAAGATCAGCAAGGTTGTTGTTAACTTTTTCAACAACAACACGGTGGCCATGGACCTGTTTGTAAGCGAAAACAAAAACCAGTTTACCAAGGTCGCCGCTATCGCTGACAATTACCAGAACAAGATAGTATTCACTTTTCCGGCCACGTACGGA